In the Salvelinus namaycush isolate Seneca unplaced genomic scaffold, SaNama_1.0 Scaffold176, whole genome shotgun sequence genome, one interval contains:
- the LOC120037546 gene encoding uncharacterized protein LOC120037546, with product MNYTDPVVEKAVNSWSRIASAGQTVLLEALQILNPMSKDLSDTEELVTFLQGLKEEGHKPTVLRSKDVYGYRSCTAKTLSEEMYCTDMASKGSRTGKKRGRKKKKKKESNKYASWTTSASESHKGSVFPRPPVMTIDPQCLKLTNITGLTRRHTAKLQIHSQLPTLSGIPLLPSQNTGRTPKAAAMVGQRYHPSCPEWNGALIGDSAPVMYQNGRGVYNYEIDVSNHRRSWRDDQSLWAMNDQEECRLDENSLRWKVVKVDDCITVEELRRKAQRILQVNLSPVIQIRPLYEPVAEYQRDSSSDFLV from the coding sequence ATGAATTACACAGACCCGGTTGTGGAGAAGGCCGTCAACTCCTGGTCCAGAATCGCCTCGGCTGGACAGACTGTCCTTCTAGAGGCATTACAGATCCTCAACCCCATGTCAAAGGATCTCTCAGACACCGAGGAACTAGTAACCTTTCTCCAAGGGCTTAAAGAAGAAGGCCACAAGCCCACAGTTCTGCGAAGTAAAGATGTTTATGGATATAGATCGTGTACAGCCAAAACACTATCAGAAGAGATGTACTGCACAGACATGGCTAGCAAGGGCTCAAGGACAGGCAAGAAGAGGggaaggaagaagaagaagaagaaggagtcTAACAAGTACGCATCGTGGACTACTAGTGCATCAGAATCTCACAAGGGATCGGTCTTTCCCAGACCTCCTGTTATGACCATTGATCCTCAATGTCTGAAACTAACAAACATTACAGGTTTGACGAGAAGACACACCGCGAAACTACAGATTCACTCTCAACTTCCAACACTTTCAGGGATACCGTTGCTGCCTTCGCAGAACACGGGTAGAACACCGAAAGCAGCGGCAATGGTCGGTCAAAGGTATCATCCCTCCTGTCCGGAATGGAACGGAGCCCTTATCGGAGACTCCGCCCCGGTGATGTATCAAAACGGCCGAGGAGTTTACAACTACGAGATTGACGTGTCAAACCACAGACGGTCCTGGAGGGACGACCAGTCTCTGTGGGCGATGAACGATCAGGAGGAGTGTCGTCTGGATGAGAACAGCCTGCGGTGGAAGGTGGTCAAAGTGGACGACTGCATCACGGTGGAGGAACTGAGGAGGAAGGCCCAGAGGATCCTGCAGGTGAACCTGTCCCCTGTGATACAGATACGTCCGCTATATGAACCTGTAGCGGAATACCAGCGTGATAGCTCCAGTGACTTCTTGGTTTAG